In the genome of Flavobacteriales bacterium, the window ACTAATTGCCCTATTCCATCTCCTTCATTTAGTAGTTTTCCAAGAATCACACGATCAACAAATTTCAATGCGGTTATTTCGTAGAGATCGTCGCAGCATGTCTCGTTATAGAGGGATTGACCACCTTTTCTGTTCGAAACGATATATCCATTCCTATCGTTAGGATTAAGTATGAAATCCAAGTCGTCTGCCCTGGAGTTGGCGGGGATACCAATGTTAGTAGCAGGTACCCATCTGCTTTTTTCACCAACTGTAGAAAAAACATCCAAACCACCAAAGTTTGGACGACCGTTAGAACTGAAATATAATGTTCGCGTGTCTTCGTCGAAATATGGTGTCATTTCTGTTCCTCCCGTATTGATTTTACTACCTGCGTTTTTGGGGTTTCGATAGTGTTTTTTCTTGGGGTGATACTCGGTATACCAAATATCTGTTCGGCCCTTTCCTCCCGGACGGTCGGAGACGAAATAGATTAACTCATGCCCCTTTTTCGAATCTCTTGCAACGGTAGGATGGGAGGTGGAAAATCCTTTTAGATTTATTTGATCGTTAAATGCAATAGGCGTGGACCAACCTGTATCTGTAATAGAAGTGTAATATAGTTTGCAGATATTTTTAAACTGTCGGTTCTCATTACATTGCGTGAAATAGAATTTGGTACTGTCGAACGAGAATGTTCCATTGGCAACTTCTGTGGAGTCGGAGTTGAAAGGGCCTTCCCATTCCCCATCAAATACCCATCTGTTTTCCTCGTTTTTATGAGCCTTGTATAATTTCCTCGTAGGGAGGTTTATTGTATCCAGTTGGTCTTTATTGTAATATTTCGGACTGTCTTCTTTCAAAGAACCATATACCAATATTCGATTAGATAAAGGTATTGGCGAAAAATCGATGTGTGGGTTATTGATCGTTGGAGGAAGATGCCTGATGTCGTATTTTATAGAAGTATCGGGGAAGTTTAAAGCCATTTCACAACCTAGCAGCTCGGCTTTTCCTAGCTTTTTTAGGGATAGGTCTTTTGCTAGTTTGGCCAGCTTTTTAAATTTAAATAATGTTACTTGGGCTTCTTCGTATTTTCCGTTTGATTTTTGCATTGTGCCTAAATAAAATACGGTTTCCGGATGCTTCTCCAATACTTTGTCTTTTACCAATAAGTATTCCTGTTCTGCTCTAATGTAGTTCTTTGTGTGTCTGTATAATTCGGCTAATTCAAAATGATACTTTGATTCGGCAGGCTTTAATTCTACGAGTTTTTCGTAGTATGCTAAGGCAATGAGTATACTTCCTTCTCTCTTGGCTTGATTGGCCAGTTTAACCAAACGTGAAGATTTTTCTTCTAAGACTTTAAAATTATCGGTTTGACCGTATCCGTTTAAAATGGATAAGATTAATAATGTGGATATAATTATTACTCTAGCTATCATTAGAATCGGGTACACGGTAAAACAACAATTTCATTTTTCGTGCTCGGTGAAGTAAAGATTAAAGAAAATTCTATCGCTCCTTTTCTAGAGTCTACACCACTTAAGTCGGAAATATTGTAGTCGTAACTTAATCCGAAATCGAAATTTCCATAAGTAACACCAAAAACAGGTACGAAAGAATCAAGGTTTCTACTTACACCATGTCTGTAGTATAAACCTGTATACACCCAAGGTATAAATTGAAGTAATGATCGGAACATTACATTACCTCCAAGGATTATTTCATTGGCTCCAGCTGTCCATGCAACCAGTATTTTTGGTTCAAGTCGTAGGGTAGACGTTATGTCGTATTGAACAAAAGTATGTAGTACCTTTTTTGTTCTGAGTTTTTCAGTGAAAGATTGGAAATGCGTGTCTTTTGGTCGGTTAAAATGATTCAAAGCAAACCCGCTTTCTATATTAAATCGGTTGTATTCTCTCTTCCAGACGAGTCCAGTATTCATATCGAAATAAGAAGATGAATTGTTTAGTCCTGTTTCATTATTAGGTAGTCCTGTATCAAAAGCATCAGGATAATAAACCCATTGATTAGGAAACGTAAAATCATCGAAACTTGCTTTCCTGAAAACGGGGCCGAATTGGAGGCCAAGACGAAATATATTTCCTCTGAACTCTGTGGAGTACGAGCTTGAGAATAATATTTTATTTCCTGAGATGTTTAAATCTGCGTATTTGTCTTGCGTTACTATAAAACCTAGATCAAGTTTTTCTGCAAGAATATATATAGGTTTTTCAAAGCCGATCATATAACTTCCAATAGACTCCTCGCCAAGTGTAACTTGTTTCCATTGTTCTCTGTAATTCGCAGAGGCTCTAAAATCTCCTTCGTAGTTACCTGTAGAGGCAGGATTCAGAAGAATATCTTGCGCGTAAAACTGAGAAAGGTGAATGTCCTGACTTTTGGCCGTTAGGATAACAGTACATAATGAAAGTATAAGGAGATATTTTCTTTTCATTTAGTATTTCCTTTTTACCAGAAGGTAGAGGAGGAGGCCGAGTTTGCCATTTTAGTGTATTGGTCGTCTGTGAATATTTGAGGTAAGCATACGTTAAAGAACGACATGATGTTATTTATTTGAGGAGAGTAAAACGCTCCTGAAAGATTTTTTTGAACCGTATCGATATATACACAGCTATCGACATAGTTTGAGAAGTTATCACCAAAAGAGAAAATATCTGCAGGTGTATCGCAAATCGAATCTCCAGTAATTAGGCAATTACTGCCATCTACCAATTCATTTCCGTTACCAGCAAATGTATGACTTAGGCCGAAAAATAAACCGATCCCTGCTGCTAGCGAATTATATTCCGTTATAACAACGCTGTTATTGTTAGCTAGCGCTGAAGCAGAGGATGGGTTAGAAATAGAAGATGCGAAGTAGACGTTTATTACTTCATCTCTATTGTATATGGTTTGAATTTCCTCAAATTCATCTGTTGGATCGAAAGTTGAATAATTATGATTCTCAATTAAATTTGATTCACATATTTCGAATGAAATACATATCGGCTCGAATAATTGATTTAGGTCATCTATACTAGTAGCTATAAGCGCCGGACTAAAGGGGTATTGTCCATTGTCTGAAATAACATGTGTGACCAGCGTAAATGTCTTGTTTACACAAGGTAACCTGTCTTGAGCACTAACCAAGGTAATGCTTAAAAGGATTATTGAAATGAATGAGATTAAAGCGTTGATTATCAGGCTCATCAAATACTTGGTTTATTACGAAAG includes:
- a CDS encoding OmpA family protein; this translates as MIARVIIISTLLILSILNGYGQTDNFKVLEEKSSRLVKLANQAKREGSILIALAYYEKLVELKPAESKYHFELAELYRHTKNYIRAEQEYLLVKDKVLEKHPETVFYLGTMQKSNGKYEEAQVTLFKFKKLAKLAKDLSLKKLGKAELLGCEMALNFPDTSIKYDIRHLPPTINNPHIDFSPIPLSNRILVYGSLKEDSPKYYNKDQLDTINLPTRKLYKAHKNEENRWVFDGEWEGPFNSDSTEVANGTFSFDSTKFYFTQCNENRQFKNICKLYYTSITDTGWSTPIAFNDQINLKGFSTSHPTVARDSKKGHELIYFVSDRPGGKGRTDIWYTEYHPKKKHYRNPKNAGSKINTGGTEMTPYFDEDTRTLYFSSNGRPNFGGLDVFSTVGEKSRWVPATNIGIPANSRADDLDFILNPNDRNGYIVSNRKGGQSLYNETCCDDLYEITALKFVDRVILGKLLNEGDGIGQLVDGDSELDLYIVDENGEKSLLEKTKIINGSFTLYLKPKQKYILEAKKDGYFNSFTEISTLELLKSDTVLAEIIMKVIPKDPIALESIHFEFGKTNLSEAVKQSINSGLLVMLKENPQLVLEVMSHTDSKGSNELNIKISQQRAESVVKHLTNKGINKDRITAQGYGESNPIALNTNADGTDNPEGRKLNRRSEFRVVDTLTEEELWSDVEMPTKN
- a CDS encoding PorP/SprF family type IX secretion system membrane protein, producing MKRKYLLILSLCTVILTAKSQDIHLSQFYAQDILLNPASTGNYEGDFRASANYREQWKQVTLGEESIGSYMIGFEKPIYILAEKLDLGFIVTQDKYADLNISGNKILFSSSYSTEFRGNIFRLGLQFGPVFRKASFDDFTFPNQWVYYPDAFDTGLPNNETGLNNSSSYFDMNTGLVWKREYNRFNIESGFALNHFNRPKDTHFQSFTEKLRTKKVLHTFVQYDITSTLRLEPKILVAWTAGANEIILGGNVMFRSLLQFIPWVYTGLYYRHGVSRNLDSFVPVFGVTYGNFDFGLSYDYNISDLSGVDSRKGAIEFSLIFTSPSTKNEIVVLPCTRF